ACTTGTAACAGACAGAATGGCTTTCAGTGCCTCAACTCTCTGTACTTTCccatttactttttcttctatcatgAGGTGTTGGTTTGATCGCCAAAGTCTCCAATTCtgttctacttctcttctctacTTTCCGAGAAAGAAAACCCTGATGTTGTTTTGAAGCACTGAACCAAAATATGACGTTATTGGAAGTGAAAGCTGAACAGTGAATTGACTTGTCATCTAACAGACAAAGTAGTAGCAATAATGTTATGTACTAAGATAATAAGGACAAGATCTATGGCCATTAGCAATATGTTATGAAAGTGACTATGTTTTCACTTGATCTTCAGTGTCAATGCAATCCATGTAAAATTTTCAGAAGTATTTTGCTCAGAACtatcatatttaaaaaatgtgaagcCATCAGGATAACAATGAATAAAGAAGTGTTGTGTTTATGCTGTCACAATACCTGATTTGGAAATAGAACTTACACTATAGAGAGGGTTCCTGCAGAGGCCAATGCTTACAAGAGAAACCTCTAGCAGTCCATTCCAATGAACAGAGAGACTCTCAACTGGTCActaggcaggaaaaaaaaagaaaaaggctgacTTCCTCACCTCAGGGATCTTTTGAGAGGGAGTAGAAGAATTGGAAGAGCAAGAGGCAGTGGATGACTGCAGCAAAGATGTGTTCTTAAACACAATGGGGTAGTTACTCATGTGTATTGAGAGTGGCAATGACTGAATGAATAATAGCAAGCCAGACAAAATATGAGCTTGGAAAATAAAGGCAAGTCGATCACCAGTTAAGGAACTATGTCCACTTATGGCTGCTTGGAGAAACAGATTCGGGTATCCTCAGGGTTGAGGCCCCCAGAGAGATCAATTACCCNTGTTCCAGAGATGGTGCTGTATCATGCACAACTAGTTGTTCAATGAAGATGgagcaaaggaggaagaggaggaggaggaacagagagagaagtagaaaatGTGAAGAGGTAGGGtccaggaaatggagaaagagtaGTGGAGTTTCAGAGGGTAAATTCTAGAGTCATTTCAGGTTCCTCATGAGATTCACTACCAGGACTGGTATAGGAGTCTTATTACAAGTAGAGCTAATTCCCAgtttcttcttctcctgctttTCTGTGCTGTATAGGCAGGCTACTCCTTTTTCTTGACCTGTTTTGCATTGCTATACATGATCTTCCTCATACTTAGAACACTAAACAATTACACTCATTAGCAGTAAGGGTAGATGATCCATATATGACATCAAGGAAATGAGATGCTAAATGAATCCAGGGAATATTTGGTCAAAGTGAACCAAGGAATATAATAGGAGCAAGATTCTCTGGtttagccaggtagtggtggcacatgcctttaattccagcacttgggaggcagagtcaggtggatttcttagttcaaggccagcctggtctataaagtgagttccaggacagccagggctacacagagaaaccctgactcaaaaacaaaacaaaacaaaaacaaacaaacaaacaaaaagattctcTGGTTTTCTACTGCACAGCATGCAGTCTATACATTCCGAGGAACACTACATGCAGAGAAGAAGGtgtatatatttagtgtttgTCTCAGTACTGTGCAGTGTATGTGTCTACCCTCTCTGGTGTTTGGAAACTGTTCATTTGTACAATATTTATGCAGTATGCtctaatgttaaaaatatttgataatgtTAAAGAGATACCAAATTAACAAATCCCAAATGacttaaaatgcaaatttatttGAATACAAAATAAGTTAATTGCACATAATAAGTtgctaaattaaaaatataagactgACGATTTAACATAAATACCTTAAATTATTAATagcagaataataaataaataaataaataaataaataaataaataaatgaacaaacaagaaagaacaaatggaTTCAGATACAAACATGGTTTTACATATTGAAAATAATTGCTCAAGATTGCTGAAACATCTATGCAGGTTGTTTGTACTCATATGTGAAAGTTATGAGAGTTTTTAGAGGAAAGCTTATAAAGTGAGATGCAGTGTTCTGGTCCAGAAAAGTCCTCTCCACACCTTGTCTCAGGACTCACTCCTTCTCCTCACCCAATCTTGCCAGCAAGTTGGCTGAGGAAGAGAGGGCTCTCCAGACTTCTGCTCTGACCACCTCCCAGGCACAGGGgctgtgtttcttctctctcaggtACACAGTGATCCTGTGGAAGTATTTCCTCACAGCCAGCAGGGAGTCTTCCTGGGTCAGGGGAGGTTCCTGTACCCCTACCTCCTGCATCAGACAGCCTTGCAGGTCACTGAGCTGCTGGTGGAGGTCATTGCAGAATGAGTCTAGGAGGGTTGCATTCCAAGCAACAGATGAGTCCTTTGATGTGAAGATGTTCAGGATCTGTTGGGTCAGCTCACTCAGGACAGGGATGGCTTGAGCCTCCTGGATCTGCTGGGCATCCACCTTCTCCTGTGGGATTCCAAAGTCCTTTCTGTCCTtcaggcaggagagaggagagagtctcCTCATTTTTACCAGGAGTGTCAAGGTTCTCTTGTTCCTGAGGTTATGAGTCTGAGGAAGGTCACATCCTAGACAACAGGTTGGCCAGTAGCTCATCACCGCCAGGACTATTAGGAAAGCACAGAGCCTAGCCATGGTGAATGTTGTCAATGCTTCTGGTCTTCTGGGCTGTTTGATCCCGATCCTTCCCCTCTAGGTTCTCTGAAGACCATCCTGGGTGGATGTGTCTTAAATAGGGCAAGCACTAGTTTTTACTTTCTGAATGCCCTTCCATCACTTTCCACttgtcttttcactttctttaacTCATTCTCCACTTGTGTTTGGGCATTTTTCTAACCCATTGAGATTTTCATTATTGCTTCCTCTTTCACTGCTCCATACCCAAAGCTGGTTTTGAGNGTTTTTCTTCCTAATTTGAATTTGTATTAACTGTTCCAGCACCAATAAACTGTCTTTGTttgtaatttacatatttattgtaAATCAAAATTTCTTGTAATATATTCTGTAAACCTTAACTATATTGAATTGacaattattgttttgtttgtattgtttacAAANTATGTAAATAATAATGCAAGGTATTGTTTCAAGTGTCTCTCAATTAATATACATTGAAGTAAATGTAtactctaaaatatttaaagtccactgggcagtggtagtgcacacctttaatcccagcacttgggaggcataggtagacagaattctgagtttgaggccagcctggtatacaaattgtgttccaggacagcaaggactctacagagaaaccctgactcaataaaacaaacaaacaaaaaaaataagtccTCAAGTTGGGTTCTTTGAGTTACCTTCattaaatgttatataaatttatattaaatttaatttaataatcaaTGCATGTTAGCTACTTATCTGATGATTTTAGGGCCATCAGAAGGATGCAGAGTCCAGAAACGCTCACTGGTAAACTTGAGCTGAGTGTGCGTACTGGAACCCACGGATGCAGTAGAGAATCAGTGCATGCACAGGAGCCCTCACCACAACATTCACAGCACTTTAGGCTGTGCATATgcatgctctgtctctgtctctgtctctgtctctgtctctctgtctctctctttctcaatctgtctctctctctgtctctctctgtctctctctatctgtctctcagCAATAGCAGACACAGAAACCTGGATATGGCCATGTTCACTCTCAATCCTGAAGCTTGACAAACTTGGCAGTCTCCAGCGTACACAGTGTTACTGTACACAGATGTGTCTTCATGCTGTGTGATGCTCATCGATTCTAAGGTCCTTTTTATATAAACTGAGTGTGCATTGAATCAAGTCTGCTTATGGGTGCAGGGATGATATAGTCCAGTAGTTTCTCACCTACTGCATTCTCCAGTCTCAGTCCTTCaatttctctgtgtttattcctacagtttatttattaaagatgagGTATTAAATTAATAACGACGAGGTGGACCTCAATATAACATCACATATTTTCTGAGCAGGTTTATATGTGGAGCTATTTCATAACATTTTTATGATATAAACATGAGCGTGATGAAAGTTACActgaaataacaaacaaataacaatacaGGTAAACATGACTGAAACAGGTTTAGAAGTCACAGCATCAGTCATTTATCCAATAATTACAATCCCCAACACAGTCTGCTTCAATCACCAGATCTGCAGCTCACCTTGATATCACttaattttctgaaaatacaCGGATCACCAATATATGTCCCTATCacatataatcttttaaaatatttctctgctCCCACTGAAGAATCAGACATGGCAACACTCATATAAGCATGCTCATCAcccaaagagacagaaacatctATCTCATGACCACAGAGTCAGGGGAAAAAACTCAAGGATGAATTGTTTTAATTGACAGGTTAGTCTTAAGAGGAGTTGATGAAGTGCTAGCACATCCTTGGTAGTcctacatacagatacacatttcATTCATCTGTTCCAGTGTCCTTCAAAACTCAAAAACTCTGAGGGTCAAGAGCCCCTGATATGTTGAGCCATGTGTCTGTAAATTACGGAACTCCCCCCAATAGACATATGAACTAAGCTATTCTGCTTCAATTTAGAGTGACCATGGCCTAGTCACAGATTCCATTGCACTATGTGCA
This genomic stretch from Mus caroli unplaced genomic scaffold, CAROLI_EIJ_v1.1 scaffold_15430_U1_1, whole genome shotgun sequence harbors:
- the LOC110288626 gene encoding interferon alpha-7 — its product is MARLCAFLIVLAVMSYWPTCCLGCDLPQTHNLRNKRTLTLLVKMRRLSPLSCLKDRKDFGIPQEKVDAQQIQEAQAIPVLSELTQQILNIFTSKDSSVAWNATLLDSFCNDLHQQLSDLQGCLMQEVGVQEPPLTQEDSLLAVRKYFHRITVYLREKKHSPCAWEVVRAEVWRALSSSANLLARLGEEKE